In Bombus huntii isolate Logan2020A chromosome 3, iyBomHunt1.1, whole genome shotgun sequence, a single genomic region encodes these proteins:
- the LOC126864000 gene encoding regulatory-associated protein of mTOR isoform X2, with protein sequence MCLTSGYWIHVLLNSFITRKILIFNERNVSFEKVRYKLFPSHGLTMSVIASKPCHEKENLKSTEEDDWKMQLAFCKPRHTATIEGVNCITQTWRMKERMKTVSVALVLCLNVGVDPPDIVKTQPCARLECWIDPLSVSPQKALETIGSNLQKQYERWQPRARYKQSLDPTVEEVKKLCTSLRRNAKEERVLFHYNGHGVPKPTSNGEIWVFNRTYTQYIPLSVYDLQTWMGAPSIYVYDCSNAGIIVESFQQFAEQHEKEYEMEKQAVQQNRATGVASATAPSYKNCIQLAACAANQILPMNPDLPADIFTSCLTTPIKIALRWFVMQNTSKLVPKISLDLIDKIPGQLTDRRTMLGELNWIFTAITDTIAWNTLPRDLFQRLFRQDLLVASLFRNFLLAERILRSYDCTPVSCPKLPPTYQHPMWQAWDLALDLCLAQLPSILENEDQFIHSPFFEEQLTAFQVWLTLGSKNRNPPEQLPIVLQVLLSQVHRLRALELLGRFLDLGPWAVNLALSVGIFPYVLKLLQSNARELRPLLVFIWAKILAVDSTCQADLVRDGGHKYFLSVLQDTSIPSEHRTLAAFVLASIVNDYRPGQVAANHGSLVSICLEQLGDSNALLRQWLCLCLARLWHNYDKARWCGVRDIAHEKLFTLLQDPVPEVRAASVYALGTFINSVTTRSEHANNIDQIIAMTLINTVSHDMCPLVRKELVVALQWMVLHFENSFVTLALAEENSRKDLVVETLSPFSGMRRISSRDRLKMLSPNNTYSVDSTDGFGQDRIKRVSSSSSISSLGNNWEFVRKPCESLGHSSLGNLPSLSYGSVYMKLWHGLCSLDNDPHPVVATMSQKVTNHIRNQVKESSAPKEVIETKISSSLSLPPSPSNRTTYLSNSKGESPPTVNSGTDLLRSSRIPLHGNRSRKPIPNTISEEADEVAGIKTPLTTSQFVEWSCAQFAQPVSLEIETESMNDMESRAHYEREWRYLRNKKQRCDAREEQLRAVQSRVESQVFHTRCSHSPEVLTFHPFEPHLAVALKDYFGVWDCQTGTKLTYCASHGNKMSRITALEFINAHDITLLMAGSDDGSVRVWKNYSSMLNRDPVLLTAWQAMADIQPATKATTAGLVTKWEQRSLTLAVTGDVRIVRLWDAETELKKQDIPTGADCCATCVDVDGIGAMMAVGCGDGSVRLFDRRLPPLESRVMIWREHTAWVLGTSLRKCERSAPQLFTGSSSGDIRIFDLRKNSSVSTVQITQGITALAAHEMADIFACGSTNHCISVYNTMGQHLNTIKFHEGFMATRISPVSCLSFHPYRVILAAGCVDNTITAYASESRR encoded by the exons atGTGTTTAACTTCGGGTTACTGGATTCATGTACTACTTAACTCATTCATCACAAGAAAAATATTG ATCTTCAACGAACGAAACGTGTCTTTCGAAAAAGTAAGATATAAACTTTTCCCGAGTCACGGGCTTACAATGTCAGTAATTGCCTCAAAGCCATGCCACGAGAAAGAGAATTTGAAATCGACGGAGGAGGACGATTGGAAAATGCAGCTTGCATTTTGCAAACCACGGCATACAGCGACAATTGAAGGCGTAAATTGCATTACACAGACATGGAGGATGAAAGAACGG aTGAAAACTGTGAGCGTGGCTCTAGTTTTATGTTTAAACGTTGGTGTTGATCCACCGGACATTGTCAAGACGCAACCGTGCGCACGTCTCGAGTGTTGGATCG atcCTTTGTCAGTGAGTCCACAGAAAGCTTTAGAAACTATAGGTTCTAATTTACAAAAACAGTATGAACGATGGCAACCAAGAGCTCGTTACAAACAAAGTTTAGACCCCACTGTTGAAGAAGTTAAAAAATTGTGTACTTCTTTGAGACGAAATGCAAAGGAGGAAAGAGTTCTTTTTCATTATAATGGTCATGGTGTTCCTAAACCTACTAGTAATGGTGAAATTTGGGTATTTAATAGA ACATATACACAATATATTCCTTTGTCTGTATATGATTTACAGACATGGATGGGTGCACCTAGCATCTATGTATATGACTGCTCCAATGCAGGTATTATTGTAGAGTCTTTTCAACAATTTGCAGAGCAACACGAGAAAGAATATGAG ATGGAAAAGCAGGCAGTTCAGCAGAATCGTGCAACTGGAGTTGCAAGTGCCACTGCACCATCctataaaaattgtatccAATTGGCAGCATGCGCTGCTAATCAAATCTTACCTATGAATCCAGACTTACCTGCAGACATATTTACATCATGTCTTACAACTCCAATAAAAATAGCATTGCGATG GTTTGTCATGCAAAATACATCAAAGTTGGTACCAAAAATATCACTAGATTTAATTGACAA AATTCCAGGACAATTGACTGATAGAAGAACAATGTTAGGGGAACTTAATTGGATTTTTACAGCAATTACTGACACTATTGCATGGAACACATTGCCAAGAG ATTTATTTCAGAGATTATTCAGACAAGATTTATTAGTAGCtagtttatttagaaatttcttaCTTGCTGAAAGAATACTTCGCTCATATGACTGCACTCCAGTTTCTTGCCCAAAATTACCACCTACTTATCAg CACCCTATGTGGCAGGCATGGGATTTGGCACTTGATCTCTGCTTAGCACAATTGCCATCTATTCTTGAAAATGAAGATCAATTTATACATTCACCTTTTTTTGAAGAACAATTGACAGCCTTTCAAGTATGGCTTACACTAGGTTCTAAAAATCGCAATCCTCCAGAGCAACTGCCAATAGTACTACAAGTGTTATTAAGTCAAGTTCATAGACTAAGAGCGTTAGAGTTATTAGGGCGTTTTCTTGATCTTGGTCCATGGGCAGTGAACTTGGCTCTTAGTGTAGGCATTTTTCCATatgttttaaaattacttCAAAGTAATGCCAGAGAACTACGTCCACTACTTGTTTTCATTTGGGCAAAGATTCTTGCAGTTGATAGT acTTGTCAAGCAGATCTTGTACGAGATGGAGggcataaatattttttatctgttCTTCAGGATACTTCTATACCG AGTGAACATAGGACGTTAGCAGCCTTTGTTTTGGCTAGCATTGTAAATGACTATCGACCGGGTCAAGTAGCTGCAAATCATGGCAGTCTTGTCTCAATTTGTCTGGAACAACTTGGAGATTCAAATGCTTTATTACGACAATGGCTATGTTTGTGTCTCGCGAGACTTTGGCATAATTATGACAAAGCAAGATGGTGCGGAGTCAGAGACATTGCCCACGAAAAACTGTTTACATTATTACAGGACCCAGTTCCTGAG gtTCGAGCGGCGAGTGTTTATGCTTTGGGAACATTCATAAATAGTGTAACAACACGAAGTGAACATGCGAATAATATTGATCAAATTATAGCTATGACGCTTATTAATACTGTGTCTCATGACATGTGTCCCTTAGTTAGAAAA GAATTAGTAGTAGCACTTCAGTGGATGGTattacattttgaaaattcgTTTGTAACATTAGCATTGGCTGAAGAAAATAGTCGAAAAGATCTCGTAGTGGAGACGTTATCGCCATTTAGTGGAATGAGACGTATTAGTTCTAGAGATAGGTTGAAAATGCTTTCTCCGAACAACACGTACAGTGTGGATAGTACAGATGGATTTGGTCAGGATCGTATTAAAAGagtgtcgtcgtcgtcgtctatTAGTAGCTTAG GAAATAATTGGGAGTTCGTGAGGAAACCTTGCGAGTCACTTG GGCACAGTTCTCTTGGAAATTTACCAAGTCTTTCCTATGGTAGTGTATATATGAAATTGTGGCATGGATTATGCAGTCTTGACAATGATCCTCATCCTGTGGTTGCTACTATGTCCCAGAAGGTCACAAATCATATTCGAAATCAG GTCAAAGAATCCTCTGCACCTAAGGAAGtaattgaaacaaaaatatcttCGTCACTGTCTCTTCCGCCTTCTCCATCAAATCGTACTACATATTTAAG taatagcAAAGGAGAATCACCACCTACAGTAAACTCTGGGACAGATTTATTACGTTCGTCGAGAATACCATTGCATGGCAATCGTTCAAGAAAACCAATTCCCAATACA ATTTCAGAAGAAGCAGATGAAGTTGCTGGAATTAAAACACCATTAACTACTTCACAATTTGTTGAATGGAGTTGTGCTCAATTTGCTCAGCCTGTTAGTTTAGAAATTGAAACTGAATCAATGAATGACATGGAAAGTAGAGCACATTATGAAAGAGAATGGCG atacttaagaaataagaaacaaaGATGTGATGCAAGAGAAGAACAATTACGTGCAGTACAAAGTAGGGTAGAATCACAAGTATTTCACACAAGGTGTTCACATTCTCCAGAAGTTTTAACATTTCATCCTTTTGAACCTCATTTGGCTGTAGCATTGAAAGATTACTTTGG gGTATGGGATTGTCAGACCGGTACAAAGTTAACTTATTGTGCAAGTCATGGAAATAAAATGTCTCGTATTACAGCGCTGGAGTTTATTAATGctcacgatataacgttattaatgGCTGGATCTGATGATGGTTCGGTTAGAGTGTGGAAAAATTATAGTAGTATGTTAAATCGCGATCCAGTTTTACTTACTGCTTGGCAAGCAATGGCTGATATACAACCTGCAACAAAAGCAACTACCG CTGGATTAGTTACTAAGTGGGAGCAAAGATCCCTTACATTGGCTGTAACAGGTGATGTTCGTATTGTCAGACTTTGGGATGCAGAGACTGAATTAAAGAAACAAGATATACCAACAGGTGCTGATTGTTGTGCTACATGCGTTGACGTCGATGGTATAG GTGCCATGATGGCAGTAGGTTGTGGAGATGGTTCAGTTCGTTTATTTGATAGAAGATTGCCCCCTTTAGAATCAAGAGTTATGATTTGGAGAGAGCATACAGCATGGGTGCTAGGCACATCTTTGAGAAAATGTGAAAGATCTGCGCCGCAACTGTTCACTGGATCATCTTCAGGAGATATTAGAATATTTGATCTTAGAAAAAATTCTTCTGTGAGCACTGTACAGATAACACAAGGTATTACAGCATTGGCAGCACATGAAATGGCTGATATTTTTGCGTG TGGATCAACAAATCACTGTATAAGTGTATATAACACTATGGGTCAACACCTAAAcacaataaaatttcatgaaGGATTTATGGCCACTCGTATTAGTCCAGTAAGTTGTCTAAGTTTTCATCCCTATCGTGTGATTCTAGCAGCTGGTTGTGTAGACAATACTATCACAGCATATGCATCTGAATCACGCAGATGA
- the LOC126864000 gene encoding regulatory-associated protein of mTOR isoform X3, translating to MCLTSGYWIHVLLNSFITRKILIFNERNVSFEKVRYKLFPSHGLTMSVIASKPCHEKENLKSTEEDDWKMQLAFCKPRHTATIEGVNCITQTWRMKERMKTVSVALVLCLNVGVDPPDIVKTQPCARLECWIDPLSVSPQKALETIGSNLQKQYERWQPRARYKQSLDPTVEEVKKLCTSLRRNAKEERVLFHYNGHGVPKPTSNGEIWVFNRTYTQYIPLSVYDLQTWMGAPSIYVYDCSNAGIIVESFQQFAEQHEKEYEMEKQAVQQNRATGVASATAPSYKNCIQLAACAANQILPMNPDLPADIFTSCLTTPIKIALRWFVMQNTSKLVPKISLDLIDKIPGQLTDRRTMLGELNWIFTAITDTIAWNTLPRDLFQRLFRQDLLVASLFRNFLLAERILRSYDCTPVSCPKLPPTYQHPMWQAWDLALDLCLAQLPSILENEDQFIHSPFFEEQLTAFQVWLTLGSKNRNPPEQLPIVLQVLLSQVHRLRALELLGRFLDLGPWAVNLALSVGIFPYVLKLLQSNARELRPLLVFIWAKILAVDSTCQADLVRDGGHKYFLSVLQDTSIPSEHRTLAAFVLASIVNDYRPGQVAANHGSLVSICLEQLGDSNALLRQWLCLCLARLWHNYDKARWCGVRDIAHEKLFTLLQDPVPEVRAASVYALGTFINSVTTRSEHANNIDQIIAMTLINTVSHDMCPLVRKELVVALQWMVLHFENSFVTLALAEENSRKDLVVETLSPFSGMRRISSRDRLKMLSPNNTYSVDSTDGFGQDRIKRVSSSSSISSLGHSSLGNLPSLSYGSVYMKLWHGLCSLDNDPHPVVATMSQKVTNHIRNQVKESSAPKEVIETKISSSLSLPPSPSNRTTYLSNSKGESPPTVNSGTDLLRSSRIPLHGNRSRKPIPNTISEEADEVAGIKTPLTTSQFVEWSCAQFAQPVSLEIETESMNDMESRAHYEREWRYLRNKKQRCDAREEQLRAVQSRVESQVFHTRCSHSPEVLTFHPFEPHLAVALKDYFGVWDCQTGTKLTYCASHGNKMSRITALEFINAHDITLLMAGSDDGSVRVWKNYSSMLNRDPVLLTAWQAMADIQPATKATTATAGLVTKWEQRSLTLAVTGDVRIVRLWDAETELKKQDIPTGADCCATCVDVDGIGAMMAVGCGDGSVRLFDRRLPPLESRVMIWREHTAWVLGTSLRKCERSAPQLFTGSSSGDIRIFDLRKNSSVSTVQITQGITALAAHEMADIFACGSTNHCISVYNTMGQHLNTIKFHEGFMATRISPVSCLSFHPYRVILAAGCVDNTITAYASESRR from the exons atGTGTTTAACTTCGGGTTACTGGATTCATGTACTACTTAACTCATTCATCACAAGAAAAATATTG ATCTTCAACGAACGAAACGTGTCTTTCGAAAAAGTAAGATATAAACTTTTCCCGAGTCACGGGCTTACAATGTCAGTAATTGCCTCAAAGCCATGCCACGAGAAAGAGAATTTGAAATCGACGGAGGAGGACGATTGGAAAATGCAGCTTGCATTTTGCAAACCACGGCATACAGCGACAATTGAAGGCGTAAATTGCATTACACAGACATGGAGGATGAAAGAACGG aTGAAAACTGTGAGCGTGGCTCTAGTTTTATGTTTAAACGTTGGTGTTGATCCACCGGACATTGTCAAGACGCAACCGTGCGCACGTCTCGAGTGTTGGATCG atcCTTTGTCAGTGAGTCCACAGAAAGCTTTAGAAACTATAGGTTCTAATTTACAAAAACAGTATGAACGATGGCAACCAAGAGCTCGTTACAAACAAAGTTTAGACCCCACTGTTGAAGAAGTTAAAAAATTGTGTACTTCTTTGAGACGAAATGCAAAGGAGGAAAGAGTTCTTTTTCATTATAATGGTCATGGTGTTCCTAAACCTACTAGTAATGGTGAAATTTGGGTATTTAATAGA ACATATACACAATATATTCCTTTGTCTGTATATGATTTACAGACATGGATGGGTGCACCTAGCATCTATGTATATGACTGCTCCAATGCAGGTATTATTGTAGAGTCTTTTCAACAATTTGCAGAGCAACACGAGAAAGAATATGAG ATGGAAAAGCAGGCAGTTCAGCAGAATCGTGCAACTGGAGTTGCAAGTGCCACTGCACCATCctataaaaattgtatccAATTGGCAGCATGCGCTGCTAATCAAATCTTACCTATGAATCCAGACTTACCTGCAGACATATTTACATCATGTCTTACAACTCCAATAAAAATAGCATTGCGATG GTTTGTCATGCAAAATACATCAAAGTTGGTACCAAAAATATCACTAGATTTAATTGACAA AATTCCAGGACAATTGACTGATAGAAGAACAATGTTAGGGGAACTTAATTGGATTTTTACAGCAATTACTGACACTATTGCATGGAACACATTGCCAAGAG ATTTATTTCAGAGATTATTCAGACAAGATTTATTAGTAGCtagtttatttagaaatttcttaCTTGCTGAAAGAATACTTCGCTCATATGACTGCACTCCAGTTTCTTGCCCAAAATTACCACCTACTTATCAg CACCCTATGTGGCAGGCATGGGATTTGGCACTTGATCTCTGCTTAGCACAATTGCCATCTATTCTTGAAAATGAAGATCAATTTATACATTCACCTTTTTTTGAAGAACAATTGACAGCCTTTCAAGTATGGCTTACACTAGGTTCTAAAAATCGCAATCCTCCAGAGCAACTGCCAATAGTACTACAAGTGTTATTAAGTCAAGTTCATAGACTAAGAGCGTTAGAGTTATTAGGGCGTTTTCTTGATCTTGGTCCATGGGCAGTGAACTTGGCTCTTAGTGTAGGCATTTTTCCATatgttttaaaattacttCAAAGTAATGCCAGAGAACTACGTCCACTACTTGTTTTCATTTGGGCAAAGATTCTTGCAGTTGATAGT acTTGTCAAGCAGATCTTGTACGAGATGGAGggcataaatattttttatctgttCTTCAGGATACTTCTATACCG AGTGAACATAGGACGTTAGCAGCCTTTGTTTTGGCTAGCATTGTAAATGACTATCGACCGGGTCAAGTAGCTGCAAATCATGGCAGTCTTGTCTCAATTTGTCTGGAACAACTTGGAGATTCAAATGCTTTATTACGACAATGGCTATGTTTGTGTCTCGCGAGACTTTGGCATAATTATGACAAAGCAAGATGGTGCGGAGTCAGAGACATTGCCCACGAAAAACTGTTTACATTATTACAGGACCCAGTTCCTGAG gtTCGAGCGGCGAGTGTTTATGCTTTGGGAACATTCATAAATAGTGTAACAACACGAAGTGAACATGCGAATAATATTGATCAAATTATAGCTATGACGCTTATTAATACTGTGTCTCATGACATGTGTCCCTTAGTTAGAAAA GAATTAGTAGTAGCACTTCAGTGGATGGTattacattttgaaaattcgTTTGTAACATTAGCATTGGCTGAAGAAAATAGTCGAAAAGATCTCGTAGTGGAGACGTTATCGCCATTTAGTGGAATGAGACGTATTAGTTCTAGAGATAGGTTGAAAATGCTTTCTCCGAACAACACGTACAGTGTGGATAGTACAGATGGATTTGGTCAGGATCGTATTAAAAGagtgtcgtcgtcgtcgtctatTAGTAGCTTAG GGCACAGTTCTCTTGGAAATTTACCAAGTCTTTCCTATGGTAGTGTATATATGAAATTGTGGCATGGATTATGCAGTCTTGACAATGATCCTCATCCTGTGGTTGCTACTATGTCCCAGAAGGTCACAAATCATATTCGAAATCAG GTCAAAGAATCCTCTGCACCTAAGGAAGtaattgaaacaaaaatatcttCGTCACTGTCTCTTCCGCCTTCTCCATCAAATCGTACTACATATTTAAG taatagcAAAGGAGAATCACCACCTACAGTAAACTCTGGGACAGATTTATTACGTTCGTCGAGAATACCATTGCATGGCAATCGTTCAAGAAAACCAATTCCCAATACA ATTTCAGAAGAAGCAGATGAAGTTGCTGGAATTAAAACACCATTAACTACTTCACAATTTGTTGAATGGAGTTGTGCTCAATTTGCTCAGCCTGTTAGTTTAGAAATTGAAACTGAATCAATGAATGACATGGAAAGTAGAGCACATTATGAAAGAGAATGGCG atacttaagaaataagaaacaaaGATGTGATGCAAGAGAAGAACAATTACGTGCAGTACAAAGTAGGGTAGAATCACAAGTATTTCACACAAGGTGTTCACATTCTCCAGAAGTTTTAACATTTCATCCTTTTGAACCTCATTTGGCTGTAGCATTGAAAGATTACTTTGG gGTATGGGATTGTCAGACCGGTACAAAGTTAACTTATTGTGCAAGTCATGGAAATAAAATGTCTCGTATTACAGCGCTGGAGTTTATTAATGctcacgatataacgttattaatgGCTGGATCTGATGATGGTTCGGTTAGAGTGTGGAAAAATTATAGTAGTATGTTAAATCGCGATCCAGTTTTACTTACTGCTTGGCAAGCAATGGCTGATATACAACCTGCAACAAAAGCAACTACCG CAACAGCTGGATTAGTTACTAAGTGGGAGCAAAGATCCCTTACATTGGCTGTAACAGGTGATGTTCGTATTGTCAGACTTTGGGATGCAGAGACTGAATTAAAGAAACAAGATATACCAACAGGTGCTGATTGTTGTGCTACATGCGTTGACGTCGATGGTATAG GTGCCATGATGGCAGTAGGTTGTGGAGATGGTTCAGTTCGTTTATTTGATAGAAGATTGCCCCCTTTAGAATCAAGAGTTATGATTTGGAGAGAGCATACAGCATGGGTGCTAGGCACATCTTTGAGAAAATGTGAAAGATCTGCGCCGCAACTGTTCACTGGATCATCTTCAGGAGATATTAGAATATTTGATCTTAGAAAAAATTCTTCTGTGAGCACTGTACAGATAACACAAGGTATTACAGCATTGGCAGCACATGAAATGGCTGATATTTTTGCGTG TGGATCAACAAATCACTGTATAAGTGTATATAACACTATGGGTCAACACCTAAAcacaataaaatttcatgaaGGATTTATGGCCACTCGTATTAGTCCAGTAAGTTGTCTAAGTTTTCATCCCTATCGTGTGATTCTAGCAGCTGGTTGTGTAGACAATACTATCACAGCATATGCATCTGAATCACGCAGATGA